One genomic segment of Desulfomicrobium sp. ZS1 includes these proteins:
- a CDS encoding glycosyltransferase, whose translation MTRVWWHLSDYISHRRAGEAYRRCLALAGFKVVDRLEEADLAVVHEDPVFWPRIFTDNPVLREKPVVGYAVWEGSTLPEIYRPGFKLVRAVWTASAFSAQALGQGHGVVRVLPHVVEAVVPTDADRAWAKERLGAGRYFFSIVDAVNPRKNVEALLRVFVRVRAAAGADVRLVLKQYRKNVSLDDLSGVISLGSDLTDGRMAALHEGALAYVSPHRGEAWGLGLSEAMSHGVPVLATGWSGNMEFMDERNSIPLRFEVEPVGERMAGMLPHFRPGMLWAKVDEEHLRREMLRLIRRGQDAAMCRRARAIADRFSSRRVAGILATLIHELKDS comes from the coding sequence ATGACGCGCGTCTGGTGGCACCTTTCGGACTACATCAGCCATCGCCGTGCGGGCGAGGCCTACCGGCGGTGTCTGGCCCTGGCCGGATTCAAGGTCGTGGACCGGCTCGAGGAGGCAGATCTGGCCGTCGTGCACGAAGATCCCGTTTTCTGGCCACGGATATTCACCGACAATCCCGTGCTGCGCGAGAAGCCGGTGGTCGGTTACGCGGTATGGGAAGGGAGCACCCTGCCCGAGATATACAGGCCCGGATTTAAGCTGGTGCGTGCGGTGTGGACGGCCTCTGCGTTTTCCGCGCAGGCTCTGGGCCAGGGCCATGGGGTGGTGCGGGTGCTGCCGCATGTGGTCGAGGCGGTTGTCCCGACTGACGCGGATCGTGCATGGGCGAAGGAAAGGTTGGGGGCGGGACGCTATTTTTTTTCCATCGTGGACGCCGTCAATCCGCGCAAGAATGTGGAAGCCCTGCTGCGGGTTTTTGTCCGCGTGCGGGCGGCGGCCGGAGCGGATGTTCGCCTGGTGCTCAAACAGTACCGCAAGAATGTGTCGCTGGATGATTTGTCGGGAGTGATCAGCCTGGGTTCGGATTTGACCGACGGCCGCATGGCCGCCCTGCACGAGGGAGCGCTGGCCTACGTCAGCCCGCACCGGGGCGAGGCTTGGGGGCTCGGCCTGAGCGAGGCCATGAGCCACGGCGTGCCAGTGCTGGCCACGGGCTGGTCCGGGAACATGGAGTTCATGGATGAGCGCAACTCCATTCCCTTGCGCTTTGAAGTGGAGCCGGTGGGAGAGCGCATGGCTGGGATGCTGCCGCATTTTCGGCCCGGGATGCTCTGGGCCAAGGTCGATGAGGAGCATCTGCGGCGGGAAATGTTGCGTCTGATCCGGCGTGGTCAGGATGCGGCCATGTGCAGGCGGGCCCGCGCGATTGCCGATCGTTTCTCATCCAGGCGGGTGGCCGGGATTCTGGCCACGCTTATCCACGAGCTGAAAGATTCTTAA
- a CDS encoding isoprenylcysteine carboxylmethyltransferase family protein: MKLLLLALGWAAWGGLHSLLISPSWMRLVSGLFPRLCPFYRLAYNGLAVLTLVPLLLFKHSLAGDALFVWSGALALPRFALLGAALWLFWAGAREYDLSVVGGLAQLRSSCSYAGSSYASELRTAGILGRVRHPWYGGALLLLWTRTGVFDAAELVTSLVLSAYVLVGAWIEEKKLLHVHGQAYRDYQLATPMFFPWPWRKGGAR, encoded by the coding sequence ATGAAACTTCTCCTGCTCGCCCTGGGCTGGGCCGCCTGGGGCGGCCTGCACAGCCTGCTCATCAGCCCCTCCTGGATGCGCCTGGTCTCCGGCCTGTTTCCCCGGCTCTGTCCCTTCTATCGTCTGGCCTACAATGGTTTGGCCGTGTTGACCCTTGTCCCGCTGCTTCTGTTCAAGCATTCCCTGGCCGGGGACGCGCTTTTTGTCTGGAGCGGCGCGCTCGCCCTGCCGCGCTTCGCCCTGCTTGGCGCGGCCCTGTGGCTCTTCTGGGCCGGGGCCAGGGAATACGACCTGAGCGTGGTCGGAGGTTTGGCGCAGTTGCGCTCGAGCTGTTCCTATGCCGGTAGTTCCTATGCCTCGGAGCTGCGCACCGCGGGCATTCTGGGCCGGGTTCGACATCCGTGGTACGGGGGCGCGCTTTTGTTGCTGTGGACCCGAACCGGTGTCTTCGACGCGGCGGAACTGGTGACCAGCCTGGTTTTGAGCGCCTATGTGCTCGTCGGGGCGTGGATTGAAGAGAAAAAGCTCCTGCATGTCCATGGGCAGGCGTACAGGGACTATCAGCTCGCCACTCCTATGTTTTTCCCCTGGCCGTGGCGCAAGGGTGGGGCTCGATGA
- a CDS encoding efflux RND transporter permease subunit, which yields MKFTDIFIRRPVLALVINLLIILAGLQAIFSLSVRQYPRSDNAMVTVTTTYVGASAELVRGFITTPLERAIAAADGIDYIQSQSAQNLSTINVRLKLNYDPIEALSEISAKVDQVRGDLPPEAEVPILNVESADSQFASAYLSFTSPDLEQNQITDYLMRVIQPRLSALSGVQRADILGARTFAMRIWLKPDRMAALNVTPAAVRQALAANNYLSALGQTKGELVQINLTADTDLRSADEFKQLAIREENGAVVRLGDIADVALGAEDYGAEVRFTGETAVFIGVWPLPNANSIDVIGLVRTEMEAIQSTLPSGMKGRIAYDATEYINSAIHEVLKTLGDTLLIVVVIIFLFIGSFRAVLIPVIAIPLSLIGAVFLMQIFGFTVNLLTLLAVVLSVGLVVDDAIVVVENVERHISEGQTPLDAAILGARELIGPLIAMTITLAAVYAPIGLQGGLTGSLFREFAFTLAGAVTISGIVALTLSPLMSAKLLKPGLEEHGLAGRISRDFARLRRFYGRLLDGTLNARPAVYLIWLVISGLTVPMFIMSATELAPSEDQGVIFGILDASADSTLDQTSVYAAAANKVFMDTPEAQFTFQVTFPSSGFCGLVVSPWEQRERTVAEILPEVQAGLAAIPGIQMFPVTPPALPGGGDFPVEFILASTADQEEILNFARQIQVKAMQSGMFAFPPLIDVKIDQPQAELVIDRDKVAAMGLSLASVGGDVSAMMGGNYVNRFNIDGRSYKVIPQVQRIDRLTPDQLSNIHVTGPDGVLVPLSSVATIKETTVARSLNRFQQLNAVKISGVAVRPLDEALRFLEDEAVKILPQGYVLDYTGDSRQLRTEGNKFLTAFGLAVVLIFLVLAAQFNSFRDPFVILAGSVPLAVFGSLIFTFLKMPDPNVAFWTAGWTTTMNIYSQVGLVTLVGLVSKNGILIVEFANQLQKLGRSKREAVHEAALTRLRPILMTTGATIAGHFPLTLVTGAGAAARNSIGLVLVGGIAIGTLFTLFIIPSIYMLVARDHSHDREKDEIGRNLEGGDSLVK from the coding sequence ATGAAATTCACCGATATTTTCATTCGTCGTCCGGTGCTGGCCCTGGTCATCAACCTGCTCATCATCCTCGCCGGATTGCAGGCGATCTTTTCCCTTTCGGTCCGTCAGTATCCGCGCAGCGACAACGCCATGGTCACCGTGACCACGACCTATGTCGGCGCCAGTGCCGAGCTGGTGCGCGGTTTCATCACCACCCCCCTGGAGCGGGCCATCGCCGCGGCCGACGGCATCGACTACATCCAGTCCCAGAGCGCCCAGAACCTGTCGACCATCAACGTTCGCCTGAAGCTCAACTATGACCCGATCGAGGCCCTGTCCGAGATCAGCGCCAAGGTCGATCAGGTGCGCGGAGACCTCCCGCCCGAGGCCGAGGTGCCCATCCTGAACGTGGAGTCGGCGGACAGCCAGTTCGCTTCGGCCTACCTGAGCTTCACCTCCCCGGATTTGGAGCAGAACCAGATCACGGACTATCTCATGCGCGTGATCCAGCCCCGCCTCTCCGCCCTTTCCGGCGTGCAGCGGGCCGACATCCTGGGCGCGCGGACCTTCGCCATGCGCATCTGGCTCAAGCCCGACCGCATGGCCGCCCTGAACGTGACCCCGGCGGCGGTGCGTCAGGCCCTGGCCGCCAACAACTACCTCTCCGCCCTGGGCCAGACCAAGGGCGAGCTGGTGCAGATCAACCTCACGGCGGATACGGATCTGCGCTCGGCCGACGAATTCAAGCAGCTGGCCATCCGCGAGGAGAACGGAGCCGTGGTCCGCCTCGGGGACATCGCGGACGTCGCCCTCGGTGCGGAAGACTACGGCGCGGAGGTGCGCTTCACCGGTGAAACCGCCGTCTTCATCGGCGTCTGGCCCTTGCCGAATGCAAACTCCATCGATGTCATCGGTCTGGTGCGCACGGAGATGGAAGCCATCCAGAGCACTCTGCCTTCGGGCATGAAGGGCCGCATCGCCTACGACGCCACGGAATACATCAACAGCGCCATCCACGAGGTTTTGAAGACCCTTGGCGACACGCTGCTTATCGTCGTGGTCATCATTTTTCTGTTCATAGGCTCCTTTCGGGCCGTGCTCATTCCGGTCATCGCCATCCCGCTGTCCCTGATCGGCGCCGTATTCCTGATGCAGATATTCGGGTTCACGGTAAACCTGCTCACGCTCTTGGCCGTGGTGCTGTCCGTGGGGCTTGTGGTCGATGACGCCATCGTGGTCGTCGAGAATGTGGAGCGCCATATTTCCGAGGGGCAAACGCCGCTGGACGCCGCCATTCTTGGCGCGCGCGAGCTGATCGGGCCGCTTATCGCCATGACCATCACCCTGGCCGCGGTCTATGCGCCCATCGGGCTGCAGGGCGGACTGACCGGCTCCCTGTTCCGCGAGTTCGCCTTCACCCTGGCCGGGGCCGTGACCATTTCCGGCATCGTGGCCCTGACCCTGTCCCCGCTCATGTCCGCCAAGCTTTTGAAGCCGGGCCTGGAAGAGCATGGACTGGCCGGACGCATTTCGCGCGATTTCGCCCGGCTGCGCCGCTTCTACGGGCGCCTGCTGGATGGGACGCTCAATGCCCGTCCGGCCGTGTACCTGATCTGGCTCGTCATCAGCGGACTGACCGTACCCATGTTCATCATGTCGGCCACGGAGCTGGCCCCATCCGAGGACCAGGGCGTCATCTTCGGCATCCTCGACGCCTCGGCCGATTCGACCCTGGATCAGACCAGCGTGTACGCGGCGGCGGCCAACAAGGTCTTCATGGATACGCCGGAGGCCCAGTTCACCTTCCAGGTCACGTTCCCGTCCAGCGGGTTTTGCGGCCTGGTCGTTTCGCCGTGGGAACAGCGGGAACGGACCGTGGCCGAGATCCTGCCCGAAGTGCAGGCCGGCCTCGCCGCCATTCCGGGGATCCAGATGTTTCCGGTCACGCCGCCGGCCCTGCCCGGTGGCGGCGATTTTCCGGTGGAATTCATCCTCGCCTCCACGGCGGATCAGGAAGAGATCCTGAACTTCGCCCGGCAGATCCAGGTCAAGGCCATGCAGAGCGGCATGTTCGCCTTTCCGCCGCTCATCGACGTCAAAATCGACCAGCCCCAGGCCGAACTGGTCATCGACCGCGACAAGGTCGCGGCCATGGGCCTGAGCCTCGCGTCCGTGGGCGGCGACGTCAGCGCCATGATGGGCGGCAACTATGTGAACCGGTTCAACATCGACGGCCGCAGCTACAAGGTCATCCCACAGGTGCAGCGGATCGATCGGCTGACTCCGGACCAGCTGAGCAACATCCACGTTACCGGACCGGATGGCGTGCTCGTGCCCCTGTCCTCCGTGGCGACCATCAAGGAAACGACCGTGGCCCGTTCCCTGAACCGTTTTCAGCAGCTCAACGCCGTGAAGATCAGCGGTGTGGCCGTCCGTCCCCTGGATGAAGCCCTGCGCTTTCTGGAAGACGAGGCCGTCAAGATCCTGCCCCAGGGCTACGTGCTCGATTACACCGGAGATTCGCGCCAGCTCAGGACTGAGGGCAACAAGTTCCTGACCGCCTTCGGCCTGGCCGTGGTGCTCATTTTTCTGGTGCTGGCCGCGCAATTCAACAGTTTCCGCGATCCTTTCGTCATCCTGGCCGGGTCGGTGCCGCTGGCCGTTTTCGGGTCCCTCATCTTCACCTTCCTGAAGATGCCCGACCCGAACGTGGCCTTCTGGACGGCAGGCTGGACCACGACCATGAACATCTATTCCCAGGTCGGTCTGGTCACGCTGGTGGGGCTGGTCTCCAAGAACGGCATCCTCATCGTCGAGTTCGCCAATCAGTTGCAGAAACTCGGGCGTTCCAAGCGCGAGGCCGTGCATGAGGCGGCCCTGACCCGCCTGCGCCCCATCCTGATGACCACGGGCGCGACCATCGCCGGGCACTTCCCCCTGACCCTGGTCACGGGCGCGGGAGCTGCGGCCCGGAACTCCATCGGTCTGGTCCTGGTGGGCGGCATAGCCATCGGCACTCTGTTCACCCTGTTCATCATCCCATCCATCTACATGCTCGTGGCCCGCGATCATTCCCATGACCGCGAAAAGGACGAGATCGGGCGCAATCTGGAGGGCGGGGATTCTCTGGTGAAATGA
- a CDS encoding efflux RND transporter periplasmic adaptor subunit → MIKKILLAVLLVAVVAGALVGIKALQIRKMIAQGESFVMPPAVISTANATSASWETVLRAVGSVTPVQGVTLTAETPGKVVRIDFDSGDRVEAGEVLVQLDVSQETAQLRALEASENLARISLKRIETLLAQHSTAKSEYDVALAEHRQILAQMDALRAVIAKKTIRAPFAGTLGLRHVNLGQNLGDADKVATLQRLDSVYVEFVLPQQQVGQVRTGYTVRVTSDALPGQTLEGRLVAMEPLADSATRTVRMQAVFNNPAEILRPGMFVNAGVLLPARQDVTLVPATAVLFAAYSDSVFVVEQAEGNGTQGLVLRQQFVTLGERRGDFVTVTRGVAPGQTVVSTGVFKYRNGQSVIVDNALNPEFKIAPTPENS, encoded by the coding sequence ATGATAAAAAAAATTCTTCTTGCCGTTCTTCTTGTCGCAGTCGTGGCCGGTGCCCTGGTCGGAATCAAGGCCTTGCAGATCAGAAAAATGATCGCCCAGGGCGAATCCTTTGTCATGCCCCCGGCGGTCATCTCCACGGCCAACGCCACCAGCGCGTCCTGGGAGACGGTTCTGCGCGCGGTGGGTTCGGTCACCCCCGTGCAGGGCGTGACCCTGACCGCCGAAACTCCGGGCAAGGTCGTGCGCATAGATTTCGACTCCGGGGACCGAGTCGAAGCCGGGGAAGTGCTCGTGCAACTGGATGTCTCTCAGGAAACCGCGCAGCTGCGGGCCCTGGAGGCCAGCGAAAATCTGGCCCGCATCAGCTTGAAAAGGATCGAAACCCTTCTGGCTCAGCACTCCACCGCCAAATCCGAGTATGACGTGGCCCTGGCCGAGCACCGTCAGATTTTGGCGCAAATGGACGCGCTCAGGGCCGTCATCGCCAAGAAAACCATTCGCGCCCCCTTTGCCGGAACCTTGGGCCTGCGCCATGTGAATCTGGGCCAGAATCTGGGGGATGCCGACAAGGTCGCCACGTTGCAGCGGCTCGATTCCGTGTACGTCGAGTTCGTGCTGCCCCAGCAGCAGGTTGGACAGGTGCGGACCGGTTACACCGTCCGCGTGACCTCCGACGCTCTGCCAGGACAGACCCTGGAAGGCCGCCTCGTGGCCATGGAGCCTCTGGCCGACAGCGCGACCCGCACCGTGCGCATGCAGGCCGTGTTCAACAACCCCGCAGAGATCCTGCGCCCCGGCATGTTCGTGAACGCGGGAGTGCTCCTGCCCGCACGGCAGGACGTGACGCTCGTGCCCGCCACCGCCGTGCTGTTCGCGGCATACAGCGATTCGGTCTTTGTGGTCGAGCAGGCTGAAGGGAACGGCACGCAAGGCCTCGTGCTGCGGCAGCAGTTCGTGACCCTGGGCGAGCGGCGCGGCGATTTCGTGACCGTGACCCGAGGGGTCGCGCCCGGACAGACCGTCGTCAGCACCGGAGTCTTCAAGTACCGCAACGGCCAGTCCGTGATTGTGGACAATGCCCTGAACCCTGAATTCAAGATCGCGCCCACGCCGGAAAATTCCTGA
- a CDS encoding lipocalin family protein yields the protein MLKNFTMLFALFLAGCVSVPENVRPVENFRLNDYLGKWYEIARLDHSFERGLSRVSAEYTLRDDGGVKVVNRGYSVKEGKWKDVEGKAYFVQSPDQGYLKVSFFGPFYGSYIVFELDQEQYQYALVSGPNTSYLWILARTPKLDDGIRNELVKKAAARGFDTSALIFVEHE from the coding sequence ATGCTGAAAAACTTCACCATGCTCTTTGCCCTGTTTCTCGCCGGATGCGTGAGCGTGCCGGAGAATGTGCGGCCCGTGGAAAATTTCCGTTTGAATGACTATCTTGGAAAATGGTACGAAATCGCCAGGCTCGATCATTCCTTCGAACGTGGGCTGAGCCGGGTATCGGCGGAATACACGCTCCGGGATGACGGAGGCGTCAAGGTGGTCAATCGCGGATACTCCGTAAAGGAAGGAAAATGGAAGGATGTCGAAGGAAAGGCATACTTCGTTCAAAGTCCGGACCAGGGCTATTTGAAGGTGTCTTTTTTCGGCCCCTTTTACGGGTCCTACATTGTCTTTGAACTTGACCAGGAACAGTACCAATACGCGCTCGTCAGCGGACCAAACACCTCATACCTCTGGATCCTGGCCCGAACACCGAAGCTGGATGACGGCATCAGGAACGAGCTCGTCAAAAAAGCGGCGGCGCGCGGTTTTGATACGAGCGCGCTCATCTTTGTCGAACATGAATGA
- a CDS encoding PAS domain-containing protein, with protein sequence MKGSCFEEANLLNVCQESIDYQGIVRHINDGVLILREGNIIFANGAFCEIVGTDLTGLLGKPFTDLVIPDDRERVEMHCVDKLYTSDLSNRIEFSISRPDEDAIVEMKLTVVDCGGGPAILAAITDITERRKTRIELQRVKDRLESILHALNDVVVSLSPTDQSILAINPAAEALYGIPRRAFNAGEMQLMHFVHPEDREAVSKYYRSLVDDEFGEMQYRIISSNGRIKWVHDEGHLVYCTTRAIHRLDHVIRDITEQKEALDALTRSEEKYRDFFQSTKDMAYSVTPDGTFIDINEAGIQMLGFADREEALASNLKDFYENLSERADLLAQINEEGFVTDKHIRFRLKDGRSIEVAITARAKTDDSGYLLYYEGIAHNITQAMEDQRNRVLRNAAGGMCHYLNTHLMHIVNAKDGIREEIESLEETAPSLPEETRETWSAALSSLNTYCEGLDLAYRKITAVTKAFNSAFLTYKEESYLDKAILDIFNSCLGDPLDCATLAPPAQEKGCGEMTHAAARHCRRR encoded by the coding sequence ATGAAGGGATCTTGTTTCGAAGAAGCGAACTTGTTGAACGTCTGTCAGGAAAGCATCGACTACCAGGGCATTGTCAGACACATCAACGACGGCGTGCTCATTCTGCGCGAGGGTAACATCATCTTCGCCAACGGTGCGTTTTGCGAAATCGTCGGCACCGACCTGACGGGACTTCTGGGCAAGCCGTTCACGGATCTGGTTATTCCTGACGACCGGGAACGGGTGGAGATGCACTGCGTTGACAAGCTCTACACTTCCGACCTCTCAAACCGGATCGAATTCTCCATTTCACGACCCGACGAAGACGCCATCGTGGAAATGAAGCTGACCGTGGTCGACTGCGGCGGAGGCCCGGCCATTCTCGCCGCCATCACCGACATCACCGAGCGCCGCAAGACCCGCATCGAGTTGCAACGCGTCAAGGACCGGCTGGAAAGCATCCTGCACGCCCTGAACGACGTGGTCGTCTCCCTCTCACCCACGGACCAATCGATCCTGGCCATTAACCCGGCCGCCGAAGCCCTGTACGGCATTCCCAGACGCGCCTTCAACGCTGGCGAGATGCAACTCATGCATTTCGTGCATCCCGAAGACCGGGAGGCGGTGAGCAAGTACTACCGGTCACTGGTGGACGACGAGTTCGGCGAGATGCAATACCGCATCATCAGCAGCAACGGGCGCATCAAATGGGTCCACGATGAAGGGCACTTGGTTTACTGCACGACCAGAGCGATCCACCGCCTCGACCACGTCATCCGCGACATCACCGAGCAAAAGGAAGCCCTCGATGCCCTGACCCGCAGCGAGGAAAAATACCGCGATTTTTTCCAGAGCACCAAGGACATGGCCTATTCCGTGACCCCGGACGGAACCTTCATCGACATCAACGAGGCCGGCATCCAGATGCTCGGCTTCGCCGATCGCGAAGAAGCCCTGGCCAGCAACCTCAAGGATTTTTACGAAAACCTGTCCGAACGGGCAGACCTGCTGGCCCAGATCAATGAAGAGGGGTTCGTCACGGACAAGCATATCCGCTTTCGCCTCAAAGACGGCCGTTCCATCGAGGTGGCCATCACGGCCCGGGCCAAGACCGACGATTCCGGCTACCTGCTCTATTACGAGGGCATCGCGCACAATATCACCCAGGCCATGGAAGACCAGCGCAACCGGGTGCTCAGAAACGCCGCCGGGGGCATGTGCCATTATCTGAACACGCACCTCATGCACATCGTCAATGCCAAAGACGGCATCAGGGAAGAGATCGAAAGCCTCGAAGAGACCGCACCCTCCCTGCCTGAAGAAACCAGGGAAACATGGTCGGCCGCCCTTTCTTCCCTAAACACCTATTGCGAAGGACTCGATCTTGCCTATCGCAAGATCACGGCCGTGACCAAGGCCTTCAATTCCGCCTTCCTGACGTACAAGGAGGAATCCTATCTGGACAAGGCCATCCTGGACATCTTCAATTCCTGCCTTGGGGACCCGCTGGATTGCGCCACGCTTGCCCCCCCCGCCCAGGAAAAAGGATGCGGAGAAATGACACACGCGGCAGCTCGGCACTGCCGCCGCAGGTGA
- a CDS encoding phospholipase D-like domain-containing protein, producing MHVLNWIGLLLLAALALGAAGHALLRKSDSRSALGWVGVCLTFPLAGPILYILFGVNRVRRSASRMRKEVDALSADVPQAVPSYPSAAINPTVLHHAFQRLERVGHNILGTALVGGNCVEPLYNGDEAYPVMLRAMEDARHSIYLTTYILDTDNLGLKFIDALARAVHRGVDVRVLIDGVGEKYSWPRASRVLAKKGVPNALFIPPRLFPPDLHFNLRNHRKVLVVDGSLGFTGGMNISQKHILHAKPPWPVTDMHFIVHGPVANLLQDTFVDDWFFATKERIYPPILFTEPTGDCLCRTVVDGPNFDEDYLKTLLTGIISAATSSIRIMTPYFLPPRTFLSALKSARYRGVTVEILLPGRNNIPFVHWAAHHILEDLLRAGISIAFQPAPFSHTKLMLVDGCYVHLGSANLDSRSLRLNFELTLEVLDQHLAIQLMRHFDTIMAKSRPVTRQELSGRSLPARLRDAFFWLFSPYL from the coding sequence ATGCATGTCCTGAACTGGATCGGCCTTCTGCTCCTGGCCGCCCTCGCTCTCGGCGCGGCCGGTCACGCGCTGCTGCGCAAGAGCGACTCCCGCTCGGCCCTGGGCTGGGTAGGCGTCTGTCTGACGTTTCCCCTGGCCGGTCCCATCCTCTACATCCTCTTCGGCGTAAACCGAGTCCGGCGCAGCGCATCGCGTATGCGCAAAGAAGTGGACGCCCTGTCCGCCGACGTTCCCCAGGCCGTCCCCTCGTACCCGAGCGCGGCCATCAACCCCACGGTTTTGCACCACGCATTCCAGCGCCTGGAACGCGTCGGACATAACATCCTCGGCACGGCGCTGGTCGGAGGCAACTGCGTCGAACCGCTGTACAACGGAGACGAGGCCTATCCCGTCATGCTCCGGGCCATGGAAGACGCCCGGCACAGCATTTATCTGACCACGTACATCCTCGACACCGACAATCTTGGCCTCAAATTCATCGACGCCCTGGCCCGGGCCGTGCACCGCGGGGTGGACGTGCGGGTCCTCATCGACGGAGTGGGCGAAAAATACTCCTGGCCCCGGGCTTCCCGGGTGCTCGCGAAGAAGGGCGTGCCCAATGCGCTCTTCATTCCGCCGCGTCTCTTCCCCCCCGACCTCCACTTCAACTTGCGCAATCACCGCAAAGTGCTGGTCGTGGACGGCAGCCTGGGTTTCACGGGCGGCATGAACATAAGCCAGAAGCATATCTTGCACGCAAAACCGCCCTGGCCGGTCACGGACATGCATTTCATCGTGCACGGACCGGTCGCGAACCTGTTGCAGGACACCTTTGTCGATGACTGGTTTTTTGCGACCAAGGAGCGCATATACCCGCCCATACTCTTCACGGAACCAACAGGGGACTGCCTGTGCCGCACCGTTGTCGACGGGCCCAATTTCGACGAAGACTACCTGAAGACGCTGCTCACCGGAATCATCTCCGCCGCCACGTCGAGCATCAGGATCATGACCCCGTACTTCCTTCCACCGCGCACCTTCCTAAGCGCCCTAAAGTCGGCCAGGTACAGGGGCGTTACGGTCGAAATCCTGTTGCCGGGCCGCAACAACATCCCGTTCGTGCATTGGGCTGCCCACCACATTCTCGAAGACCTGCTGCGCGCCGGGATCAGCATTGCTTTCCAACCGGCGCCCTTCAGTCACACCAAGCTCATGCTCGTGGACGGCTGCTATGTGCACCTTGGTTCGGCCAATCTGGACAGCCGCAGCCTGCGGCTCAATTTCGAACTGACCCTGGAAGTCCTCGATCAGCACCTGGCCATTCAGCTGATGCGGCATTTCGACACCATCATGGCCAAAAGCCGCCCGGTGACACGCCAGGAACTTTCTGGACGCTCCCTGCCCGCACGGCTCAGAGACGCCTTTTTCTGGCTCTTTTCACCATATCTTTAA
- a CDS encoding TusE/DsrC/DsvC family sulfur relay protein, translating to MAMIEFKGKNFEIDEDGFLLKFEDWGPEWAEYVKESEGISEITEAHQQILDFLQDYYKKNGIAPMVRILSKSTGYKLKQIYELFPSGPGKGACKMAGLPKPTGCV from the coding sequence ATGGCAATGATCGAATTCAAGGGTAAAAATTTCGAGATCGATGAAGACGGTTTTCTGCTGAAGTTTGAAGATTGGGGTCCGGAATGGGCTGAATACGTCAAGGAAAGCGAAGGCATCTCCGAGATCACCGAAGCTCACCAGCAGATTCTCGACTTCCTGCAGGACTACTACAAGAAGAACGGTATTGCCCCCATGGTCCGTATTCTCTCCAAGTCCACCGGCTACAAGCTGAAGCAGATCTACGAACTTTTCCCCTCCGGCCCCGGCAAAGGCGCCTGCAAAATGGCTGGCCTGCCCAAGCCCACCGGCTGCGTTTAA